One part of the Lotus japonicus ecotype B-129 chromosome 2, LjGifu_v1.2 genome encodes these proteins:
- the LOC130736910 gene encoding telomere repeat-binding factor 4-like, whose protein sequence is MGNQKQKWTAEEEDALHRGVQKYGAGKWKNILRDPEFAPSLTSRSNIDLKDKWRNLNVVTGQGSNIKSRTLKHKLPAPTAVTTPDPTLQFLLSM, encoded by the exons ATGGGAAATCAGAAACAGAAGTGGACGGCTGAGGAAGAAGACGCCCTCCACCGCGGCGTCCAGAAGTACGGCGCCGGCAAGTGGAAGAACATCCTCAGAGATCCCGAATTCGCTCCTTCCCTCACGAGCCGTTCCAACATCGATCTCAAG gaTAAATGGAGGAATTTAAATGTTGTCACTGGACAGGGCTCCAATATAAAGTCTAGAACTCTCAAGCACAAATTACCAGCACCTACTGCAGTTACAACTCCCGATCCTACTCTGCAATTCCTCCTCAGTATGTAG